In Gossypium raimondii isolate GPD5lz chromosome 12, ASM2569854v1, whole genome shotgun sequence, a single window of DNA contains:
- the LOC105762208 gene encoding 2S seed storage albumin protein, translated as MAKLTLLAASLLLTLSIVNVVAVSSSRKGLRGCEKFLTESCRRVRDDSCRERMKLCCGELECIEVQRRCSVIRRLVKELLEDFRSKQKREMLQKARNLPALCRMGIGRCDIRVPFPPSWFTKFAYVFG; from the coding sequence ATGGCCAAACTCACGCTCTTAGCAGCTTCCTTACTCCTTACTCTTTCTATTGTTAATGTTGTTGCAGTTTCTTCCTCTCGCAAAGGTCTCAGGGGTTGCGAGAAATTTTTGACTGAGAGCTGCCGGCGGGTGAGGGACGATAGCTGCCGTGAACGAATGAAGTTATGCTGTGGGGAACTAGAGTGTATTGAGGTGCAACGGCGGTGTTCGGTGATAAGGAGGTTGGTGAAGGAACTGCTGGAAGATTTCAGAAGTAAACAAAAGCGAGAAATGTTGCAGAAGGCTAGAAACTTGCCGGCTTTGTGTCGCATGGGAATCGGCCGTTGCGACATTCGAGTTCCATTTCCACCGTCTTGGTTTACTAAATTTGCCTATGTGTTCGGTtga
- the LOC105764408 gene encoding uncharacterized protein LOC105764408 yields MDSSEQEKVDGDIGVEKKKDKTANGYGGDGGEPKGTASSADQDSGDFYDVEIEKSNGEKEEKPPQESKEESTSISSKTEEFNDKEITINSPKIYCNARNHYLPAIKSQAHLPKPDPPATPRVERSQSLSIAETMPSIGKYISDRSSSFSAAIVRRLSSWKEDNGDLVVKNDSLNLEVTEFHIPGVKVIVKLKSEAERLGLDLKGRISFFTRSNCRDCTAVRHFFREKGLIYVEINIDVFPKREKELIERTGSSQVPQIFFNEKWYGGLTALNELRNSGEMEVKLREMVGERCPEGAPPIPVYGVDDEEEEDDVLLETVRSLRKTLPIQDRLIKMKMVKNCFSGVDLVEGIMDHLDRGRKKSVITAKLMAQKHFFHHVFGENEFEEGNHFYRFLEHEPFIMGCFNYRSSTNDSEPKPASFLADRLSKLMFAILEAYASDDRLHVNYSGIDRSEEFRRYLNVARDLQRVNMKLLSPNERLALFLNLHNAMAIHAVISIGHPEGVLDKRAFFNEFLYLVGGYPYSLNIILNGTLRRNRTSPYSFFRPFSKGDRRLELAPPKLNPLIHFGLCNGTRSSPAVRFFTADGVENELRCAAKEYFQRGAIQFNMEKRTVYLTRIIKWYNEDFGTEKDILKWVMKYLDSTQSGLLAHLLADDGHINIMYQDYDWSGNL; encoded by the exons ATGGACTCATCAGAGCAAGAGAAAGTTGACGGAGATATTGGTGTTGAGAAGAAGAAGGATAAGACTGCCAACGGTTATGGTGGAGACGGCGGCGAACCGAAAGGAACCGCCTCGTCGGCTGATCAAGATAGCGGAGACTTCTACGACGTCGAGATTGAGAAAAGCAATGGAGAGAAAGAGGAGAAGCCCCCACAAGAAAGCAAGGAAGAATCGACTTCCATTTCCAGCAAAACCGAAGAATTCAACGATAAGGAGATCACCATTAATAGTCCTAAAATATACTGCAATGCCCGCAACCATTACTTGCCGGCCATTAAATCACAAGCACATCTCCCTAAACCCGACCCACCAGCGACGCCGAGGGTGGAACGTTCGCAATCGTTGTCCATCGCAGAAACCATGCCTTCCATTGGCAAATACATAAGCGACCGAAGCAGCAGTTTCTCAGCAGCAATCGTCAGACGTTTATCGTCGTGGAAAGAGGATAACGGGGACTTGGTGGTGAAAAACGACTCGTTGAACTTAGAGGTGACGGAGTTCCATATCCCAGGAGTGAAAGTAATAGTAAAGCTGAAAAGCGAAGCCGAACGACTGGGGCTGGATTTGAAAGGTCGGATATCATTTTTCACGAGATCGAACTGCCGAGATTGCACCGCCGTCCGACATTTCTTTAGAGAGAAAGGGCTAATCTACGTGGAAATAAACATCGACGTGTTCCCGAAAAGGGAGAAGGAATTGATAGAAAGAACGGGGAGTAGCCAAGTGCCGCAGATATTCTTCAACGAGAAGTGGTATGGAGGAttgacagctttgaatgaattaAGGAATAGTGGGGAGATGGAAGTGAAATTGAGGGAAATGGTGGGGGAGAGATGCCCGGAGGGAGCGCCGCCAATACCAGTATATGGTGTGGATGATGAGGAGGAAGAAGATGACGTGTTGTTGGAGACGGTGAGGTCTCTAAGGAAGACTTTGCCTATTCAAGATCGTTTGATTAAGATGAAAATGGTTAAGAATTGCTTCTCTGGTGTTGATTTGGTGGAAGGCATTATGGATCATCTTGACCGTGGTAGGAAAAAG aGCGTCATAACTGCAAAGCTTATGGCTCAGAAGCACTTCTTCCATCATGTTTTCGG AGAGAATGAATTTGAAGAAGGAAACCACTTTTACCGATTCCTAGAACATGAGCCATTCATAATGGGATGCTTCAATTATCGAAGTTCAACCAACGATAGTGAGCCCAAACCTGCATCTTTTCTTGCCGATAGGCTTTCCAAACTAATGTTTGCCATTCTCGAAGCTTATGCATCGGATGACAGGCTCCACGTTAATTATAGTGGCATCGACAGAAGTGAAGAATTCCGAAG ATACTTAAATGTGGCTCGAGATCTGCAAAGGGTGAATATGAAATTACTGAGTCCCAATGAAAGGCTAGCCTTGTTCTTAAACTTGCACAACGCCATGGCCATCCATGCTGTTATTAGCATCGGACACCCCGAAGGAGTGCTTGACAAGCGAGCCTTTTTCAATGAGTTCCTATATCTAGTTGGTGGATACCCTTACTCCCTTAACATTATTCTCAACGGTAccctccgtcgcaatcggaccTCCCCTTATTCCTTCTTCAGACCCTTCAGCAAAGGTGACCGCCGCTTAGAG CTGGCTCCTCCCAAACTGAACCCATTGATACATTTTGGACTATGCAATGGGACAAGGTCCAGCCCTGCAGTGAGGTTTTTCACTGCTGATGGTGTTGAAAATGAGTTAAGATGTGCTGCCAAGGAGTATTTCCAGAGAGGTGCAATTCAGTTTAACATGGAAAAGAGGACCGTTTATTTAACTCGTATCATCAAATGGTACAATGAAGATTTTGGAACCGAGAAAGATATCCTGAAATGGGTGATGAAGTACTTGGATTCTACGCAATCGGGGCTTTTGGCCCATCTTTTGGCTGATGATGGCCATATTAACATTATGTATCAGGATTATGATTGGTCTGGTAACTTGTGA